The Antarcticibacterium flavum genome contains the following window.
ATCAAGGCTTTTGGCTCGTATCAATCTTTGTGCTTAACCGAAAGTTTAGTGCTTCGAAATCGCCTACTTTTCATATACTAACCGTTACCAAAAATGCCGCTGACAAACAGAACGCGAGAAAAATAAAAACTAACTCGGATAAATAACTGACCTCTAAAATGTCATTTTTGGAAGGAAAGATAAATTGAATTTTAAAAGAAAAATTGCGACGGATCATTCACTCAAACGGATAAATAAAAGCAACTAAAAACATCATTTTTGAGAAGTAAGAAAATCAGAGTTTGGAAATAAAATGCAGCGGATTTTCTAACTCGAAGCGGACAAAAAAGCGGGCGCAATACTTCCCTTTTTGAGAGGTAATACAATAAATTCTTTAGAAACAAAACGCAGCGGACTAAAAAGCAGAACGACTCACTCGGGTGGGCGGCACATTTGGTAACAATGGTAACCGTTGCACAACCCTCTAATTCTGCAAAATCAATTTGAAATAAGCCTTTTTCAGGAACTTTAGGCTTCAATTCAGAATCTTAATAACTCAAATGAAGTTGTCTTACAGGTAAGTTTATAAGCTCCTGGAGGAGGTTTTTAAAAGGAGAAGGCGAAGCAAGCTGTCCTGCTCCCGATTTTACCCGTTTTGTGGTGAATTTCAGATATTTTTTGAGGTTATATGCAATGGCGGCCAGGTGCATACATTTATTTGCCTGGCGAATTCCGATGGTGTTTATTTTCCGGAGGCCCATAAATTCCTTGAGAGTTCCGAAGACAGGCTCCACCGTGCTTTGGCGTTTCCCTTTCATATAACGACCACGCCTGCTATTTACTCGCTCAATATTTCTGTTATATTCCTCGCGATAAGCTGTGATATTGATTCGTTTTTCGTGGCTTTTACCAATGCAGGCCGTTTTTATGGGACAGCCTTTACAATCGGCTCTTGTAGTAAAATAATTATCCTTTAGGTTTCCGTTTTCCATTTTCTGATTACGGTGAATTACCTTTTTCCCCTGGGGACATAGCCAGTAATTCCCTTCTTTGAAATATTGGAAACCCTCCGGTCCACCTTTGTAAGTTCCATGTGGGGGAATATAAGTAGTAAGACCTTTGTTTTCGAAATATGCATAATTTTCACCACTGCTGTAACCGGCATCTGCCAGTACATTTTCCCAGATGAGGCCTTCCCGGCGAAGACGTCTGTTTAATCTCCTGGCGGTGTCCTGAAGGTATTTAGTGTCTTTTTTATCTGTGTGGTAGGCTTGTACATCTGTTATCACATTTGTCCTGGTATCAACGGCGATGTTGCACAGATAATTCAGTTTCCTGGCCTTACCGGGTTTGACACTAATCCGCGCATCGGGATCTGTAGGGCTGTAATGGGTTTTGTTGCTGGTGTATTTACTGCCTTTATTTTTTGCGCCGGGTTTCATATCCTGGTCCTTGCTCCATTTCTTGTTTCGGCTCCTGATCTCCTGTAGTTCAGATTTACTGGCAGTTATACTTTGTTGTTCTTTAGGAGCTTTGTTCCCTTTGGCCTTTCGGTCGCTGCTGCTTTGCACACGCAGCTTTGAGAGATGCTCCTCGAGATCTTCTGCCGGGACTTTAAGCTCCAGGCTATCCATAGAAGCATTGGCTTTTACGGGAGCTGAATCTATTGCCTGGGTGTGGCCGCTTACAAGTCCTGCTTCGATACATAATTTTAATACCCGGGTGAAGACCTCTTCAAAAATATCATCAGGAAAAAGTTTACGGGTACGGCTTATGGTGCTGTGCCAGGGAAGTTCCTCATCGACATCTTAACCCAAAAAATAAAGGATGTCCAGTCGCATGGCGCAGTGGTCCATCACGCCACGATCTGTAGTGATATTCTCAAGATATCCCACCAGGCAGATCTTGAAATACACCACGGGGTCGATACTTTTTTGTCCGCTCCCGCCGTAGAATTTTTGAGTAAGAGGATAGAGAAAATCCAGGTTAAGGGCTTCCTTTAATCGACGATAAAAATTTTCTTTTGGAATTCGATCACTCAACCTAAAAGAAGTGAAGAGTTTTTCCTGATAATCTTTTTTGTCTTGCATTCCATGAAATTACCTAATTTCAGTAACTTGTGCAACAGGCACACTATGTAAATGCCATGGCCCTAAATCATTAGCCTGAAAAGGGGCCACAGCATTTACACGCAACGTTCTATGCAATTTCGACCGTAACTAAATTAAACTTTTGTTCGTCTTACCAATAATTTATTAAACAATCAAAATGAAAAATAAGAATTTAACTTTAATAATATTATTTATAATCTCAATTTCAGGATATTCTCAGGATTTTGAAAAAGAATTTGACCTTTTACTGAGTAAGGAATATCCAACTTCAGGTCCTGGTGCTACAGCTTTAGTTGGAGTTAATGGAAAAGTCATATACCAAAAAGCTTTCGGAAAAGCCAATTTAGAGTTAAGTGTAGATATGACAGTCAACAGTGTATTGGAAATTGGGTCAATAACAAAACAATTTACTGCCGTTTCCATATTGATGCTTGTTGATCAAGGAAAATTAAAATTAGACGATGAGATTACTAAATATATAAAAGACTACCCAACCGAGGGACATAAAATAACCATACACCATTTACTTTCACATACATCAGGTATTGGCAGTTTTACAGCTTTAGATGAATGGTATGATAATAGAAAAAAGGAGTACACCAAAGAAGAATTTATTGATTTGTTCAAAAAATCACCTATGCTTTATGCTCCCGGTGAGAAATATCACTACAGTAACACTGGTTATTTTTTGCTTAGTGCAGTAATTGAAAAAATTTCTAATAAAACATATGCAGAATTTATTGAAACATACATTTTTAAGCCTTTAGAAATGAGAAATACCTATTATGAAAACAGATCAAGAATTATCCTAAACCGAGCATCAGGTTATGATAATATAAAAGATAGAACAGATGGGGATTTTAATGAAAGTGAGACTGTTAATGGAGAGATGATAAGCTATTCTCATTTCAATGGTGCAGGTGGAATTCTATCAACGGTCAATGATCTTTTTCTTTGGAATAGAGCAATAAGAAATAACAAACTGATTAGTGAAGAAAGTAAAAGAAAGGCTTTTACAAACCATCAATTAATAAACGGAAACAATACAAATTATGGTTACGGCTGGGTTATAGAAGAAATCAATAGTACTTCATCCTTAGAACACAACGGAGGTACTTTTGGCTTCAGGAGCAATAGTATTTATTTGCCAAAAGATGATGTTTTTGTCGTTGTTTTATCTAATCGCACCTATAGCAATCCAGATTATGTTTCAACCAAAATGGCAGCCATTGCAATCAATAAGCCTTACAAAGAAATACATA
Protein-coding sequences here:
- a CDS encoding transposase; this translates as MDSLELKVPAEDLEEHLSKLRVQSSSDRKAKGNKAPKEQQSITASKSELQEIRSRNKKWSKDQDMKPGAKNKGSKYTSNKTHYSPTDPDARISVKPGKARKLNYLCNIAVDTRTNVITDVQAYHTDKKDTKYLQDTARRLNRRLRREGLIWENVLADAGYSSGENYAYFENKGLTTYIPPHGTYKGGPEGFQYFKEGNYWLCPQGKKVIHRNQKMENGNLKDNYFTTRADCKGCPIKTACIGKSHEKRINITAYREEYNRNIERVNSRRGRYMKGKRQSTVEPVFGTLKEFMGLRKINTIGIRQANKCMHLAAIAYNLKKYLKFTTKRVKSGAGQLASPSPFKNLLQELINLPVRQLHLSY
- a CDS encoding transposase, which produces MQDKKDYQEKLFTSFRLSDRIPKENFYRRLKEALNLDFLYPLTQKFYGGSGQKSIDPVVYFKICLVGYLENITTDRGVMDHCAMRLDILYFLG
- a CDS encoding serine hydrolase domain-containing protein; translated protein: MKNKNLTLIILFIISISGYSQDFEKEFDLLLSKEYPTSGPGATALVGVNGKVIYQKAFGKANLELSVDMTVNSVLEIGSITKQFTAVSILMLVDQGKLKLDDEITKYIKDYPTEGHKITIHHLLSHTSGIGSFTALDEWYDNRKKEYTKEEFIDLFKKSPMLYAPGEKYHYSNTGYFLLSAVIEKISNKTYAEFIETYIFKPLEMRNTYYENRSRIILNRASGYDNIKDRTDGDFNESETVNGEMISYSHFNGAGGILSTVNDLFLWNRAIRNNKLISEESKRKAFTNHQLINGNNTNYGYGWVIEEINSTSSLEHNGGTFGFRSNSIYLPKDDVFVVVLSNRTYSNPDYVSTKMAAIAINKPYKEIHNSTPNIESELLQKIVGTYEFDDGSIRIISQENNELYSQRPNGNKIKIYSIETNRFYFLNSFSNLTFNLNKNKQPSVMYENRIYKSKGVKVK